The following proteins are co-located in the Bradyrhizobium sp. AZCC 2176 genome:
- a CDS encoding allantoate amidohydrolase gives MSETKAAIGATTGSRLGDEIVSRINQLGTISETPAHLARIFLSPEHRIAADLLMSWMKDAGMTAHLDAIGNVCGRYEGERPGLPCLMLGSHYDTVRDAGKWDGPLGVITAIACVADLNRRGVRLPFAIEVVGFADEEGVRFSSTLLGSRAIAGTFDQSVLDTRDSSGLTMREAMVQFGLDPAKIAAAARARGELHAYVELHIEQGPVLEQQNLPVGVVTAISGATRLAANLSGMAGHAGTVPMALRRDALAGAAECIVAVEQFCKADSAGLVSTVGVISAMPGATNVIPGRVSFTLDIRAPADSHRKLAVAEIVRRIEAIAKRRELSLQIDVTHENRTVPCAPWLKTQVAEAVAAENYPVFELPSGAGHDGMAMIDIADVAMLFVRCRGGVSHNPAEHVEPADADAGARVLLRLIENFRPRSQTGEAVQA, from the coding sequence ATGAGCGAGACGAAGGCGGCCATCGGCGCGACCACAGGATCACGGCTCGGCGACGAAATCGTAAGCCGGATCAATCAGCTCGGGACGATTTCCGAGACACCGGCGCATCTGGCGCGGATATTCCTTTCGCCCGAGCATCGCATCGCGGCTGATCTGCTGATGTCCTGGATGAAGGATGCCGGAATGACCGCGCATCTCGACGCCATCGGCAATGTCTGCGGCCGCTATGAGGGCGAACGTCCCGGGTTGCCATGCCTGATGCTGGGCTCGCACTACGACACCGTGCGCGACGCCGGCAAATGGGACGGGCCACTCGGGGTCATCACGGCGATTGCCTGCGTCGCCGATCTGAACCGGCGGGGTGTGCGGCTGCCCTTTGCGATCGAAGTCGTCGGTTTCGCCGACGAGGAGGGCGTGCGGTTTTCCTCCACGCTGCTCGGCAGCCGGGCCATCGCCGGAACGTTTGACCAAAGCGTGCTCGACACGCGCGATTCAAGCGGGCTCACCATGCGCGAGGCCATGGTGCAGTTCGGGCTGGACCCGGCCAAAATCGCCGCGGCGGCGCGCGCCCGCGGCGAACTGCATGCCTATGTCGAACTGCACATCGAGCAGGGGCCGGTGCTGGAGCAGCAGAACCTGCCCGTCGGCGTGGTCACGGCGATATCAGGCGCCACTCGGCTGGCGGCGAACCTCTCCGGCATGGCCGGTCACGCCGGCACGGTGCCGATGGCGCTGCGGCGCGACGCGCTGGCGGGCGCCGCCGAATGCATCGTCGCGGTCGAGCAATTCTGCAAGGCCGATAGCGCCGGCCTGGTCAGCACCGTCGGCGTCATCAGCGCGATGCCCGGCGCCACCAACGTCATTCCGGGGCGGGTATCGTTTACACTGGACATTCGCGCGCCGGCGGACAGCCACCGCAAGCTTGCGGTGGCGGAGATCGTGCGACGGATCGAGGCGATTGCAAAACGTCGAGAACTGTCGCTGCAGATCGACGTCACCCACGAAAACCGCACCGTGCCCTGTGCGCCATGGCTGAAAACGCAAGTCGCGGAGGCCGTTGCAGCCGAAAATTATCCCGTGTTCGAACTGCCGAGCGGGGCGGGGCATGACGGCATGGCGATGATCGACATCGCCGACGTCGCCATGCTGTTCGTACGCTGTCGCGGCGGCGTCAGCCATAACCCGGCCGAGCATGTCGAGCCCGCCGACGCCGATGCCGGTGCGCGAGTGCTGCTGCGGCTGATCGAGAATTTCCGGCCAAGGAGCCAGACAGGCGAAGCGGTGCAGGCGTAG
- a CDS encoding YybH family protein, with product MLKSNRWMRLALKAALAMPLSASAAQQPMSTSPEQEIADLVRKTEARASAFMRGDMDKWSGLMRIADDFTLMQPFGGEPSRGFDASPERLARLASYFRNGDAKVELVQSYASGDLVVLAVIEREHGEVGGLPDQDWSLRVTLVYRRQGTEWWLVHRHADPLVRNVGLETAAALARSANPDKK from the coding sequence ATGCTCAAATCAAACCGCTGGATGCGTTTGGCGCTGAAGGCCGCTCTCGCAATGCCGCTGTCGGCGAGCGCCGCACAGCAGCCGATGTCGACAAGTCCGGAGCAGGAAATTGCTGATCTGGTCAGGAAGACCGAGGCGCGGGCTTCGGCTTTCATGCGCGGCGACATGGATAAATGGTCCGGCCTGATGCGCATCGCGGATGATTTTACGCTGATGCAGCCGTTTGGCGGTGAACCCAGCCGCGGTTTTGACGCGAGTCCCGAGCGGCTGGCGCGGCTCGCCAGCTATTTCAGAAACGGCGACGCCAAAGTCGAACTGGTCCAATCCTACGCGTCAGGCGATCTGGTCGTCCTTGCCGTGATCGAGCGTGAGCACGGCGAAGTCGGCGGCCTGCCCGATCAGGACTGGTCGCTGCGGGTGACGCTGGTCTATCGCAGGCAAGGCACGGAGTGGTGGCTGGTTCACCGCCATGCCGACCCGCTCGTGCGCAACGTCGGGCTTGAGACCGCAGCCGCATTGGCCCGCAGCGCAAATCCCGACAAGAAATGA
- a CDS encoding regulator — MSTGTTGTAGTSTFKPALWTPGDWNALFGFGTNILVNMLVLTGLLRFVLKMPDSIVFGRILPALGLMMCLSTFYYAYLAYRLAQKTGRSDVCALPSGVSVPHMFIVTFVIMLPITLKTGDPIKGWSAGLVWVFFQSFILMIGGFIAPYIRKITPRAALLGTLAGVSVTFISMRPALEMYMTPQIGLVCFAIILVSWFGGVKYWRGMPAGLVAIAVGMIIAWGSNLFGLGLGGLSLKGVGDAFANFGFSVPLPAFGHVFSGFEFLGVILVTAIPFGIYDLVEAMDNVESAEAAGDEYPTTRVLTADGVVSLIGCLMGNPFINAVYIGHPGWKAMGGRIGYSAATGIMVVLLSWFGVISVLLALVPVVAISPILLYIGMLIGAQAFQTTPVKHAPAIVLALTPHLAAWAKLQVDTMLASTMTAAQTVGGLAADKADAVRAAAIAALPQQGVLYHGLEVMGGGSILAGLVLGAIGVFVIERDFLKASAFALAGAVMTYFGFMHGEAVGIGGGLGVTPGVALAYVVMATGLFALAKTSLSVDYSAHPAVAAATPAE, encoded by the coding sequence ATGAGCACGGGCACGACGGGGACTGCAGGAACATCCACTTTCAAGCCGGCCTTGTGGACGCCGGGCGACTGGAACGCGCTGTTCGGTTTCGGCACCAACATTCTCGTCAACATGCTGGTGCTGACCGGGCTGTTGCGCTTCGTACTGAAGATGCCTGACAGCATCGTGTTCGGCCGCATCCTGCCGGCGCTCGGCCTGATGATGTGCCTCTCCACCTTCTACTACGCCTATCTCGCCTACAGACTGGCGCAGAAGACCGGCCGCAGCGACGTCTGCGCGCTGCCGTCAGGCGTCAGCGTCCCGCATATGTTCATCGTCACCTTCGTGATCATGCTGCCGATCACGCTCAAGACCGGCGATCCCATCAAGGGCTGGTCGGCCGGCCTGGTCTGGGTGTTCTTCCAGAGTTTTATCCTGATGATCGGCGGCTTCATCGCACCCTACATCAGGAAGATCACCCCGCGTGCGGCGCTGCTCGGCACGCTGGCCGGCGTCTCTGTCACCTTCATCTCGATGCGCCCGGCGCTGGAAATGTACATGACGCCGCAGATCGGCCTCGTCTGCTTCGCTATCATCCTGGTGAGCTGGTTCGGCGGCGTGAAATATTGGAGGGGCATGCCGGCCGGCCTCGTCGCCATTGCGGTCGGCATGATCATCGCCTGGGGATCGAACCTGTTCGGTCTCGGCCTCGGCGGGCTGAGCCTGAAGGGCGTCGGCGATGCCTTTGCGAATTTCGGCTTCTCGGTGCCGTTGCCGGCCTTCGGCCACGTCTTCTCCGGCTTTGAATTTCTCGGCGTCATTCTCGTGACCGCAATCCCGTTCGGCATCTACGATCTCGTCGAGGCCATGGATAACGTCGAAAGCGCGGAAGCGGCCGGCGACGAATATCCGACCACGCGCGTGCTCACTGCAGACGGCGTCGTCAGCCTGATCGGCTGCCTGATGGGCAATCCCTTCATCAACGCGGTCTATATCGGCCATCCCGGCTGGAAGGCGATGGGCGGGCGGATCGGCTATTCGGCGGCGACCGGCATCATGGTGGTGCTGCTAAGCTGGTTCGGCGTCATCTCGGTGCTGCTGGCGCTGGTGCCGGTGGTCGCGATCTCGCCGATCCTGCTCTATATCGGCATGCTGATCGGCGCGCAGGCGTTCCAGACCACGCCGGTCAAGCATGCACCCGCGATCGTGCTGGCGCTGACGCCGCATCTTGCCGCATGGGCGAAGCTGCAGGTCGACACCATGCTCGCGTCGACCATGACCGCGGCGCAGACGGTTGGCGGACTTGCCGCCGACAAGGCGGATGCGGTGAGGGCGGCCGCGATTGCAGCGCTGCCGCAGCAGGGCGTGCTCTATCACGGTCTCGAAGTGATGGGCGGCGGCTCGATCCTCGCGGGCCTCGTGCTGGGCGCGATCGGCGTGTTTGTGATCGAACGCGATTTTCTTAAAGCTTCAGCCTTTGCGCTGGCCGGGGCGGTCATGACCTATTTCGGTTTCATGCACGGCGAAGCCGTCGGCATCGGTGGTGGCCTCGGCGTCACGCCGGGGGTGGCGCTGGCTTATGTGGTGATGGCGACCGGGCTGTTCGCGCTGGCGAAGACCAGTCTGAGCGTCGACTACAGCGCGCACCCGGCGGTGGCGGCCGCGACGCCGGCGGAGTGA
- a CDS encoding LysR family transcriptional regulator, with amino-acid sequence MLNQIDLSRIDLNLLVLFEIVFQERHVGRSAERLHLSPSAISHGLGRLRTLLGDPLFLKTPKGVVPTDRALQLATSVGEILAGIRGVVSTAAPFDPLHSTRRFVIGAPDGVSSVILPSLLETLHGLAPGVDVGIRQLLPVQGFTALHLAWRDALKELEDRAIDIAIIPFDDIPVRFHKQKLYEEEFVIAVRKGHSFQRNPTLKRYCEMEHLVVSHTGDVTGFVDVELAGKGLTRRVALTVPNFSFALSVLAETEMVSALPRRFIEIHGARFNVVAVKAPLPLPRFSINIVLPKVAMMDAGLAWMVQLLGQVETGNARSFVRRSGKRNRSMHS; translated from the coding sequence ATGCTGAACCAAATTGACCTCTCGCGGATCGATCTCAACCTTCTCGTACTGTTCGAGATCGTCTTTCAGGAGCGGCACGTCGGCCGGTCGGCGGAGCGGCTACATCTTTCGCCGTCTGCCATCAGCCATGGACTCGGCCGCCTGCGCACGCTGCTGGGCGACCCCTTGTTTCTCAAGACCCCGAAAGGCGTCGTTCCGACGGACCGCGCACTTCAGCTCGCGACATCAGTGGGTGAAATTCTCGCGGGCATCCGCGGCGTCGTCTCAACGGCTGCGCCATTTGATCCGCTGCATTCGACGCGCCGTTTCGTCATTGGAGCGCCGGATGGCGTGTCGTCGGTCATCCTGCCTTCGCTGCTGGAGACGTTGCATGGGCTGGCGCCGGGTGTCGATGTAGGCATCCGGCAGCTCCTTCCGGTGCAAGGCTTCACCGCGCTTCATCTGGCGTGGAGGGATGCGTTGAAGGAGCTCGAAGATCGGGCAATAGATATCGCGATCATTCCCTTCGACGATATTCCGGTCCGTTTCCATAAACAGAAGCTCTACGAGGAAGAGTTCGTCATCGCCGTCAGAAAAGGGCATTCGTTCCAGCGTAATCCGACCCTCAAGCGCTACTGCGAGATGGAGCATCTCGTTGTTTCGCATACCGGTGATGTTACCGGATTCGTGGATGTTGAACTCGCCGGGAAAGGCCTGACACGGCGCGTGGCCCTGACCGTGCCAAACTTCAGTTTTGCCCTTTCGGTGCTGGCCGAGACCGAGATGGTCTCCGCGCTGCCGCGACGGTTTATCGAGATCCATGGCGCCCGCTTCAACGTCGTTGCCGTCAAGGCGCCGCTGCCGCTGCCGCGCTTCTCGATCAATATCGTCCTTCCGAAAGTGGCGATGATGGATGCCGGCCTTGCCTGGATGGTCCAGTTGTTGGGACAGGTAGAAACAGGAAATGCCAGATCGTTCGTTCGTCGTTCGGGCAAGCGCAATCGCAGCATGCACAGCTAA
- a CDS encoding cysteine hydrolase family protein — translation MANSAKLRAEPEPIALDWAATALLIIDMQRDFMEPGGFGETLGNDVSRLARAVQPIASVLDAARAAGMLVIHTREGHLPDLSDAPPAKVERGAPSLRIGDPGPMGRILVRGEAGHDIIPELYPLDSEIVIDKPGKGAFYATELGDVLQRYGIENLLVCGVTTEVCVNTTVREANDRGYRCVVLADGCASYFPEFHEMGLKMIKAQGGIFGWVSDSAAVLQALSLEIPRAAVAGGLR, via the coding sequence ATGGCGAACTCAGCAAAGCTCAGAGCGGAGCCGGAGCCGATCGCGCTCGACTGGGCGGCGACTGCGCTTCTCATCATCGACATGCAGCGCGATTTCATGGAGCCGGGCGGCTTTGGCGAGACGCTCGGCAATGACGTCAGCCGGCTCGCGCGGGCGGTGCAGCCGATCGCGTCGGTGCTGGATGCGGCGCGCGCGGCCGGCATGCTGGTTATTCACACCCGCGAGGGCCATCTGCCCGATTTGTCGGACGCGCCGCCCGCGAAGGTCGAGCGCGGCGCGCCGTCATTGCGGATCGGGGATCCCGGGCCGATGGGGCGCATTCTCGTTCGCGGCGAAGCCGGCCACGACATTATTCCCGAATTGTATCCGCTCGACAGCGAGATCGTGATCGACAAGCCGGGCAAGGGCGCCTTCTACGCCACCGAGCTCGGCGACGTGCTGCAGCGTTACGGCATCGAGAATTTGCTGGTCTGCGGCGTCACAACAGAAGTCTGCGTCAATACCACCGTGCGCGAGGCCAACGACCGCGGCTATCGCTGCGTGGTGCTGGCCGATGGCTGCGCATCCTACTTTCCCGAATTCCACGAGATGGGCCTGAAGATGATCAAGGCCCAGGGCGGCATCTTCGGCTGGGTCTCCGACTCGGCCGCGGTGCTGCAAGCGCTTTCACTGGAGATTCCAAGGGCGGCAGTAGCAGGGGGATTGCGATGA